AGATGGACACCCCACCCTTATCTAGGGTGTCCTGTGCACTCAGAAGAAAACCAGTTACAGACTCCATCACCCTCACTGGGACTGAACCCACTGTTGTCCTCTGCTCTCAAACATACTGAGCCTCAGGCCCTTCCTTCAAACATGCCCTCATTACCCGACCTGTGCACATTTAGGTCTGCTCCTCATGCCTATGATTCTGGGAGATCACTGAGTGACCCAGGAGCTGACAGAATGTACCTGGATACAATAATGCAGCCTATCAAGGTATACtggctgatttttttaaaaaaatttttttagatgttgatagagctttattttattcatttatttatacatggtgctgagaatcgaacccagtgcctcacacatgccacgcaagcgctccaccactgagctacaatcctagccGCTATACTGGCTGATTTTGAAATGGCTATCTGACTTATGAGCTGTTCACTATTCCTTCGAGCACACCTCAGTGTTGatcatatatattaaaacaatcCACAACACAAACCACACAGCAGGGACAGCTGTCACAGGCCATTGTCTGTTTATTAGTCAATGTTTTCAGATCCCTGGCAGCCAACATGGCTGGTCCCTGTGGACTACATCCTGACAACAACCTCCAGAGACCTCACGTCAAACCtctatgcaaaaaaataaaaactaaataaatttttaaaaacccatggaACATCCAGAGCTCAAGCCTACAAACCCTGGAAAAGGGGCAACTATGACAGCCCATGAACaggaagcacttttttttttcttttctttttcttttttttttttttgtggtgctggggatcaaacgcagggccttgtgtttgcaaggcaagcactctaccgactgagctatctccccagcccaggaagcaCTTTTAACTCAGAAAACTCATGGCCCTTGAAGTTGCTACACGCCCTGCTCACCTTGGAATCAATCCAGGCATCACCAAGCAACACTCCAACCCCAGACCTGTAGGACCAGCACCTTTCATGGCAGAAGGCACAGACTTCCAAGTCATTAGGTCATCTGCAGAGCCTCCAAAGACCTGCAGAGGGCAGCAACCAAGAGCTGTTCCCACTGTCCTGGGCTGGTCCAACACTGTAGAACAATGACAAGACCCTATGGGTCATATTCCATCTGCTGGGCACTACCCAATTTCAACCAACCTTCTAAATTTATGATTTAATGACAACTGCATCCACAAGGCAGAGTCCCTCCCCTAAGCGCCCAAGAGAGGGGGTACTGGGGTTCTGTATACCAAAGTCCCCTAGAGGGAAAGCACTTGTCTGTCTCTAACCCTGAGGTGGATGTGCTCTCCTCTCACCATATGTGCCCACTTCTACTGGTGGCACATCTTTACAGATGTCCTGGAGAGGCCAGAGAAGTAGCATGCACCTTTCGTcacagatactcaggaggctgagtaacacaagactccatctcaaaaaaaaaaaaaaaaaaaaaaagtccagagaGCTCACAGAACACCCACACCATGCAGGGCAGACACGGCGGTTCTGCTCACCTCCACACCCCAAGACAGCACCCCCAGTCCACACACAGCCTCCGGTGTTTCACCACGTCTTGCTGCATCTGTATATGCAACTGAAACAAAAGGTTCGTCAAACTATACTTACTTTTCATGAGCAGTATTcagagttttctattttattccttttttctggaTAGAAGCTACTAAATTGATTTCATGAGCCActgcacatgcctgtgatcccagcagggtggtagaaggattgcaagttcaaggccagcctcagcttagagaggccctaagcaactgagcaagaccctgtctcaaaattaaaaataaaaaatgggctggggaggctagggttgtggtttggtggtagagcactagcctagaatgtgtgaggcactggattcaatcctcagcaccccataaataaataaaataaaggtattatgtccatctacaataaaaacttttttaaattagaaaaaaaagggctagggatatagttcagtggttaagcacccctaggttcaatcctcagtaccaaaagtaaaaaagTTACATACACTTCAGACCTTTCCAGTTCCAGATTGGTTTTACTGTGAAGTCCTGCTCTATGGGCCAGTAGAATACAAATGGAATTGACATTCATATGTAtctgagagtgtgtgtgtatgtgcgtgttgTCACGGGCAGTCCTGATTTCCTCATTGCCAAATGTGGTCCAGACACAAATGCTCTGGCTTCAAACACAAGACTTACATTTTGCTAAAAGGGCACCACAAGCCAGGCAGGcgggtgcacacctacaatcccagctactcaagaagctgagacaggagcatcccaagttccaggccagccagagcaacttagcaagacgctgtttcaaaaaaagggttgggggtgtgactcaatgataaagtacttgcctagcatgcatgagaccctgggttccaaccccaatactgccaaaaaagaaaaaaaggcactACTACCAGACACAAAATAGTATTTGGGGAACAGTCCCAGTTTTCGGCAGTTCAAGGTAAGGCAAAATAAATCTGTGATGACAGAGGTTGAGTGGTTATTATCTCTGGAGGTCAGCACTGTCCTATGAGGGTCAGGAGGAAGCCTCCAAGGATGCTAAAAATGATGCAcatgagaaacaaaaatatacatggCTGACTACTTAGCATTTGTACACAAAAACACAAAGtggaatttctattttcaaagagCTAAAAAAAGATGATGACATGCTTAATTACCACAGACACATGTCTGTTTCTCAAAAATAATCTAAActcctaaatataaaaaaatggcaAGAATAAACCTCAATAAGGTCCCCCACCCAGCACTGAAGCGTGTGGGCTATCAGTGCCCAGATGATGCTCTGCCCTTTCCCTCTGCTGAAGTGGGAACCTGGCAGTATATGCCCTCCATAAGTCCAGCTCCAGCCCAGGAACCATAGACCCAGGCCACTGTCTAGGGGAAAGAACAGCAAGCCAAGGAAAATAGGGACATGCCCCCAACACTGTGACCCTGACCAGGTTGAAATGACCTGTACCTAAAAGTCAACACACAAATCTGAAATGTGaacatggctgagtaatactggTGTGGAACTCAAAAAAGCAGGTTGTATGTTACAAAGATCAAACAGTGCCCAAACCATGACACCAAATCAGATATGGGTAAAACCTGGCCACGTGGGGTAGCATTGCCTTGCCCCTGGCAAATGATGGAATTTATGCCAGGGCCTCATTCTTCAAACAAACAGGCAGACTCCAGAATAACCCAAATGCTGGGACTCAAGCTCCCCTAATCTGTGTTTCCACCTACAGCTCACTATCATTTTATACAATTCTAGGATCCCACATAGGAGTTCACTTGCATGTACCTAGTTCTAACCCACACACATAACAGGTAAGATTAAATCTTCACTCAGCCCCAAGTATGAGGCCCTTCCAAGTATAAGAAATATACTtcacatttataaatttatacttaagctcatctttttttttccaggcaaAACAGTACCAAACAAAAGCTTATACCAATTTGAATACCTGACAactgtatataaaaatatcaaaagcaaaagGCAAATGCTGTGGGAAAGAACAAATGTTGGCTGATGTTTATTTATGCAACCAACATTTAGTTTCACTTATTCAAAGCTAGGGTCACTGGGCAGGGATGTGGCtaggtggtagagtgctagcctagcacacatgaggccctggttccgGTCCAAGCaccacacgcacatgcacacaacaGGTTCACCAACAGAGATGTCATTCAAACTCTAAAGTAATACATACTGTTTGACATCATGTGGCTACATGATAGTATCTGTTTTTCGTTGGCACTGGCTATAGGGCTCCTGCTCCCTGACCTCTTCACGTGGGGTGTCAGGAATCGTTCAGCACCTCAACCCTTTAAATATCACCCAAAAGAGTCCAAGGAAAGCTCCAGCCCTGACCAAGTCACTGCACCAGCTTCCCTGCTGCCACCCAGGCCTTGCTGGCTTCACTCTCCTCCCAGAAGCCAGAATGACCTTTAACACAGGATTCAGACTGGGTCTCTCCTCCACCAAGAACCCTCAATAAAAGCTGAAGCTAACCCAACTCCACCtgtcctgcccccacccctctccAACGGACCTGGCCTTCCAGGATGACCCTGCTTAAACCTGCACCAGCCCCTTCTGCTACCAGCCAGCCCTTGGCTCGTGGGCAGCCTGCCAGGAGACCGGGACTTGGAGACACGAGTCCAGAGTCTAGGCCACTGTCAGGCACACAAAAACGGAGAGAAGCCAGGCCTCCATGCTCTCCCACTGCTTCCCAGGCAGGCGCCCTGCAGGACTGCACGGGGCGGCCCGCTGCTCCGCCGGCCCGGGCGCACCGCACACCCCCACACGCCTCTCCCGGGAAGCAGCTCAAGGACTGGCGGCGGGCGGGGCGGCGAGGCCTCGCCAGGAAGCCGAGGCTCGGGGCAGGTGGCGGACGGAGGGGGCTCCCATGGGCAGAAGTGCCTGCGTCAGGAAAGGCGGCCGGGGTCGCAGCGACGCCCGGCAATCGAGGGGACCCGCGCTGAACCACAGCTGGGAAAGCCCGGGGCCAGGCGGCGGGCTGCCGAGGGGGCCCCGCGGGGCCAGGCTGAGCGCGGCGGCGTCCCGGGGCTACCGCGGAGGCGGGGGCGGGCAGGACCCCTGGACCCCGCGGCCCAGACACCCCCGGGCCCGCGCGGTCCGCACGGCCGCCAGCGTCGCCAACTTTCCCGCCCCACCCCCGACTTTCGGTTTCCGTCTCCGCCGCTCCGAGAAGTCCCCTCAGAAGGCGGCGGCTCCGCGCCCGCCCGCGACCCAGCCGCCGCCCCTGACCCCGGCCGGACCCCGCACCCGGCCCACCCCGAACCGGACTCGCGCTGCCTCACCCAACGGTCTCCGAGCGCCCGGAACTCGGCGCCCGCGCGGCCACCGCCCCCACCGCCGACGGCCCGCCCCGCTCAGCCCCGAGCCCGCCTGATGGACTAACGCAGGAGCCTACCACGAACGCGAAGGGAGCCGCGGAGAGCGCCGATTGGCCGAAGTCACCCGCCGTGGGCCCGCCTCCTGACGGATTGACACGGGAGCCTACCGGGAACGCTCAGGGAGCCGCAGCGGACGCCGATTGGTCGGCGCTGCAGCGGCGTAGTACTTAAGCTTGCTATGGCAGGTTGCAACACCGCGGGGTGTGGGTGCACACTCTGGGTCTGCTGTGAGGTCCGATGCAGCTAGGGCCTGTATGGGACCCTCTCGCTCCATACTCCCGTCCCCACGGA
The Sciurus carolinensis chromosome 14, mSciCar1.2, whole genome shotgun sequence DNA segment above includes these coding regions:
- the LOC124964772 gene encoding collagen alpha-5(IV) chain-like: MTPNQIWPLLLPASPWLVGSLPGDRDLETRVQSLGHCQAHKNGEKPGLHALPLLPRQAPCRTARGGPLLRRPGRTAHPHTPLPGSSSRTGGGRGGEASPGSRGSGQVADGGGSHGQKCLRQERRPGSQRRPAIEGTRAEPQLGKPGARRRAAEGAPRGQAERGGVPGLPRRRGRAGPLDPAAQTPPGPRGPHGRQRRQLSRPTPDFRFPSPPLREVPSEGGGSAPARDPAAAPDPGRTPHPAHPEPDSRCLTQRSPSARNSAPARPPPPPPTARPAQPRARLMD